In the genome of Aspergillus luchuensis IFO 4308 DNA, chromosome 2, nearly complete sequence, one region contains:
- a CDS encoding uncharacterized protein (COG:S;~EggNog:ENOG410PNHD;~InterPro:IPR011009), translated as MANQQRIELLQAEVDVNDQSSFRLLVNGQSIKYITVEPGIYSTEEMCLGPSLVSILPDFPPGDWNEGLISRDADDNQPCFTSIKLTQFPGVQNTWHETRIDYLDLSMEGKLRTGIYKVKCPQYDNVVVVAKFARFPWEIQYIGNETTAYQWISGHDVGPGFLGHVTESGRVIGFLIEYIRDARHAGIQDVKSCREVLGRLHDLGVCHGDTNPFNFLICDGKATLIDFDTARKCDDRGVLFQEMDGLAACLDDRSSRGGGGFL; from the coding sequence ATGGCCAATCAACAGCGAATCGAACTCCTCCAAGCCGAAGTGGACGTGAATGACCAAAGCTCCTTCCGCCTCTTGGTCAACGGCCAATCCATCAAGTATATCACCGTTGAACCCGGTATCTACAGCACAGAGGAGATGTGTTTAGGTCCGTCTCTAGTCTCCATTCTACCCGATTTCCCCCCTGGGGATTGGAACGAAGGCTTGATTTCCCGAGACGCAGACGATAATCAACCGTGCTTTACATCTATCAAATTAACCCAGTTCCCGGGGGTCCAGAACACCTGGCATGAGACTCGTATCGACTACTTGGATCTttcgatggaggggaaatTACGAACGGGAATTTATAAAGTCAAATGTCCACAGTATGATAATGTTGTTGTCGTCGCCAAGTTCGCGCGGTTCCCCTGGGAGATCCAGTACATTGGGAATGAAACTACGGCGTATCAGTGGATATCGGGTCATGATGTCGGGCCTGGGTTCCTTGGTCACGTAACGGAGAGTGGACGCGTGATTGGGTTTCTGATTGAATATATAAGAGATGCACGGCATGCTGGAATTCAGGATGTTAAGAGCTGCAGGGAGGTATTGGGGCGGCTGCATGATCTGGGGGTTTGTCATGGGGATACGAATccatttaattttcttatctGTGATGGGAAAGCTACGTTGATTGACTTTGATACCGCTCGGAAATGTGATGATCGGGGTGTGCTTTTTCaggagatggatgggttggcTGCGTGCTTGGACGATCGATCTAGTAGAGGGGGCGGTGGCTTTCTCTGA
- a CDS encoding pseudouridine synthase PUS7 (BUSCO:EOG09261EY9;~COG:S;~EggNog:ENOG410PFCW;~InterPro:IPR001656,IPR020103,IPR042214,IPR011760;~PFAM:PF01142;~go_function: GO:0003723 - RNA binding [Evidence IEA];~go_function: GO:0009982 - pseudouridine synthase activity [Evidence IEA];~go_process: GO:0001522 - pseudouridine synthesis [Evidence IEA];~go_process: GO:0009451 - RNA modification [Evidence IEA]) yields the protein MEGADIVESPRKRLKTDNTPITDDAALPSSNEAIAPSDAAKLSAEEARELEVGITEFVSGDNEGFYGILKKRYTDFLVNEIVPSGEVLHLHNIPTPEAEQEKAKPAETPTPKPAENDQQEKPEDSAEKDAAPSAENTPEFQIPEEDMTLLESLFGEESTKKIVSLNKRAVLNPKSKPSDLPKIPTLVVDDRDLRIKMHQAIRRIFKSQLESQTDGEGMMVISAAPNRNNRSAQGGRNNARPRVPVNWDELGGPYLHFTLYKENKDTMEVLSFISRQLKINTKNFQFAGTKDRRGVTVQRACAHRLHAERLAKINPTLRNAALGDFEHCKHGLDLGDLNGNEFVISLRECDIPGVDFSDREAAIAKAKDVVGTALRNLRERGYFNYFGLQRFGTFATRTDTVGVKMLQGDFKGACDAILQYSPHALAAAQEGENSTAMVSSDDKARAEAIHIFETTGNANKALEKLPRKFAAESTVMRQLSRAQNDYLGALQAIPRNLRLMYVHAYQSLVWNFAAGERWRLYGDKVVEGDLVLVHEHSDKDDAGAAAAAGEVDADGEVIITPQAGDSAYVSEGITRARALTAEEAASGKYSIFDVVLTQPGYDVLYPANKMTDFYKQFMGSAQGGGLDPFDMRRKWREVSLTGSYRKLLNRPGPDFSFDVHVYSQDDEQFVQTDLEKLQGKKTETEASGEATPSSNAQEKLAIVLKFQLGSSQYATMALRELSKGKVKAYQPDFGKGR from the exons ATGGAAGGTGCCGATATTGTTGAGTCGCCGCGCAAGCGGCTCAAGACTGATAACACTCCTATCACCGATGATGCtgcccttccttcctccaacGAGGCAATTGCGCCATCGGACGCCGCCAAACTCtccgcggaggaggcgagAGAACTCGAGGTTGGAATCACCGAGTTTGTCAGTGGCGACAATGAAGGATTCTATGGCATCCTGAAGAAGAG ATATACCGACTTCCTTGTCAACGAGATCGTACCGTCCGGCGAAGTCCTGCATCTACACAATATCCCCACCCCGGAAGCAGAACAGGAGAAGGCTAAGCCCGCGGAAACTCCCACGCCCAAACCCGCAGAGAACGACCAGCAGGAGAAGCCAGAGGACTCTGCAGAGAAGGATGCTGCGCCAAGCGCAGAGAACACGCCCGAATTCCAGATCCCCGAGGAAGACATGACCCTCCTCGAATCCCTGTTCGGCGAAGAATCCACCAAGAAGATTGTATCGCTGAACAAGCGTGCCGTCCTCAATCCCAAATCGAAGCCGAGCGACCTGCCCAAGATTCCCACTCTTGTTGTCGATGACCGCGACCTGCGCATTAAGATGCACCAGGCCATCCGTCGCATCTTCAAATCGCAACTCGAGTCTCAAACCGATGGCGAAGGAATGATGGTTATTTCTGCTGCGCCAAACCGGAACAACCGCAGTGCGCAGGGTGGACGTAACAATGCACGCCCCCGTGTACCGGTCAATTGGGATGAGCTGGGTGGTCCCTACCTGCACTTCACTCTGTACAAGGAGAACAAGGATACCATGGAAGTCCTCTCGTTCATCTCGCGGCAGCTGAAGATCAACACGAAGAACTTCCAATTCGCCGGAACAAAGGACCGCCGCGGTGTTACTGTTCAGAGAGCCTGTGCGCACCGTTTACATGCTGAGCGCCTCGCTAAGATCAATCCTACGCTCCGCAATGCTGCTCTTGGAGACTTCGAGCATTGCAAACATGGCCTTGATCTGGGAGATCTGAATGGCAACGAATTCGTCATCAGTCTCCGTGAGTGCGATATTCCGGGTGTTGACTTCAGCGACCGCGAGGCTGCCATTGCGAAGGCAAAGGACGTCGTGGGCACCGCACTACGGAATCTCCGCGAGCGTGGCTACTTCAACTACTTCGGTCTGCAACGTTTCGGAACCTTCGCTACACGCACAGACACAGTCGGCGTCAAGATGCTCCAGGGCGACTTCAAGGGCGCCTGCGACGCTATCCTCCAGTACAGCCCTCATGCTCTGGCTGCCGCTCAGGAGGGCGAGAACTCGACTGCCATGGTCAGCTCTGATGACAAGGCCCGCGCAGAAGCAATCCACATCTTCGAAACAACCGGAAACGCCAACAAGGCTCTGGAGAAGCTTCCTCGGAAATTCGCTGCGGAATCCACCGTCATGCGTCAACTTAGCCGTGCCCAGAACGACTACCTTGGTGCTCTCCAAGCCATCCCACGTAATCTGCGATTGATGTATGTCCACGCCTACCAGTCCTTGGTGTGGAACTTTGCCGCCGGTGAGCGCTGGCGCTTGTACGGCGACAAGGTTGTCGAGGGTGATCTCGTACTGGTGCATGAGCACAGCGACAAGGACGATGCCGGAGCAGCTGCCGCTGCGGGCGAGGTTGACGCCGATGGCgaagtcatcatcaccccGCAGGCGGGAGACAGCGCCTACGTCTCTGAGGGAATCACCCGTGCGCGCGCCTTGACGGCCGAGGAGGCAGCCAGCGGCAAGTACAGCATCTTCGATGTCGTTTTGACCCAGCCCGGCTACGATGTTCTCTACCCGGCCAACAAGATGACGGACTTCTACAAACAGTTCATGGGCAGTGCCCAGGGTGGCGGTCTCGATCCCTTCGACATGCGTCGCAAGTGGAGGGAGGTCAGTCTTACCGGTAGCTACCGCAAGCTGCTCAACCGTCCCGGACCCGACTTCTCCTTCGATGTGCACGTGTATagccaggatgatgagcagtTCGTTCAGACTGACTTGGAGAAGCTCCAAGGCAAGAAGACTGAGACTGAAGCCTCTGGTGAAGCGACACCGTCCTCCAATGCGCAGGAGAAGCTTGCCATTGTGCTCAAGTTCCAGCTTGGTTCGAGCCAGTATGCCACCATGGCTTTGAGGGAGCTGTCCAAGGGTAAGGTCAAGGCCTACCAGCCCGATTTTGGCAAGGGTCgatag
- a CDS encoding uncharacterized protein (COG:S;~EggNog:ENOG410PNQK): MSGLKGVMKEGWHPKGKDGKKESWRNDFKGINQVAGWMGKGKDNTNDREEHVSVPLSSLKDPASFGPPPKHIKYHGAAALPNETTPDRRGLGAPLPQEQIDRQNAQMQEQQQQMQMQEEAAQKPAPPPLPYRANRTGLDTSNLPPPPVRRMGSPADPIPPPSSRPKPNLPPRLPSRNNSTSSPHPPTPPPAYSPHSQTPSHAEEYINQGAASRLSQAGVSVPALGIGNNAGQWGRESSSPGSASPAMAGSVGQAPVNELQSRFSQLRTTSSSSPAPPPPPARTYTNGSTAQSVSSPEPRSSSSTVSEFRERHNDKIQAGKQKLNGLNEKYGISQRVNKFFDDQKTPSTQAPPVPPHPNANSSTSSVDTDALSKRKAPPPPPPPKKAGMRSTPVAGSAPTPPPLPLNTKPR; the protein is encoded by the exons ATGAGTGGACTCAAGGGGGTAATGAAAGAGGGCTGGCACCCTAAGGGTAaagatgggaagaaggaaagttgGAGGAATGACTTCAAAGGCATAAATCAAGTG gcaggatggatggggaaggggaaggacaACACCAACGATCGTGAAGAGCATGTTTCGGTACCTCTTTCTTCACTCAAGGACCCAGCATCTTTTGGACCACCGCCGAAGCATATCAAATATCATGGCGCTGCCGCTCTGCCGAATGAGACCACACCGGATCGGAGAGGATTAGGTGCCCCGTTGCCACAAGAACAGATAGATCGTCAAAATGCTCAAAtgcaagagcagcagcaacaaatgcagatgcaggaggaggctgctcaGAAACCAGCACCCCCACCGCTGCCATATCGTGCGAACCGGACGGGTCTGGACACCTCCAACCTTCCGCCGCCCCCAGTCAGACGCATGGGTTCTCCAGCAGATCCCATACCACCCCCCAGTTCCAGACCTAAACCCAATCTTCCGCCGCGACTTCCTTCTCGCAACAATTCGACTTCATCCCCGCACCCGCCTACCCCACCCCCAGCTTACTCTCCCCATTCTCAGACCCCTTCGCATGCCGAAGAATACATAAACCAAGGCGCTGCTTCCCGCCTTTCCCAAGCTGGTGTGTCAGTACCTGCACTTGGAATAGGAAATAATGCCGGTCaatggggaagagagagcagTTCTCCCGGTTCTGCGTCTCCAGCAATGGCAGGCTCTGTCGGTCAAGCACCGGTGAACGAATTGCAATCCCGTTTCTCGCAATTAAGGACCACATCCTCGAGCTctcctgcccctcccccgccgccaGCACGGACTTATACGAATGGCAGCACGGCGCAGTCTGTATCTAGCCCGGAGCCCAGAAGTAGCTCATCTACTGTCAGTGAATTTCGGGAGCGACATAACGACAAGATCCAAGCGGGGAAACAGAAGCTGAATGGGCTGAACGAAAAGTACGGGATTTCCCAGCGAGTCAATAAGTTTTTTGACGACCAGAAGACTCCAAGCACTCAAGCACCTCCGGTGCCGCCTCACCCGAATGCAAATAGTTCGACATCCAGTGTTGACACGGATGCATTGAGTAAAAGAAAGgctccgccgccaccacctcctccaaagaAGGCGGGGATGCGTTCAACGCCTGTCGCCGGGTCAGCCCCGACGCCGCCGCCTCTTCCTTTGAACACCAAGCCCCGTTGA